Proteins from a single region of Kluyveromyces lactis strain NRRL Y-1140 chromosome C complete sequence:
- the DIT2 gene encoding putative cytochrome P450 (similar to uniprot|P21595 Saccharomyces cerevisiae YDR402C DIT2 Sporulation-specific enzyme required for spore wall maturation involved in the production of a soluble LL-dityrosine-containing precursor of the spore wall homologous to cytochrome P-450s): MLSLVLGIISSGILLSFLCLVCFPIGLPWSLPTIPIYVSFLPILTDMDQLEIFERYIRHPMEKYGAVKIFFANRWNILTSKPEFLNIMFRDEDTFAKSGNQKKIPYSLLAKYTGDNVISAHGKVWMKYRSCIQNQLNVFDSKPLIDNAQLFVKLLKKSIEDNTEGTVLLPPLIQRLTLANIAKIALGFDIGTLKFDEHDNICRSRLHEKLNQVKQQIFKPVFLSFPFLDLLPIKSRQRAKIDIIQFRDMLLDTVYKNLIHNYKFEQTNNAAAGLIREWKLQGITDEQLKDNLVIILVAGHENPQLLLSTLFYLLAKHQNWQYAIREELLSVDRNEDILNSFKLTAFIYEALRMFPPLGQIINRRTTRKCQLGPGIIIDKDVYCGYNVYGTGTATSVWGETAKQFIPERWGENSNELANNWKKHKYDASMSAFHGGRRSCLGEKLALMEMKYVLYYVLMNFHIELHPQWKEKMTPAGPICPKMLKVKLTILKDPQDQRSDSLYSSAGETLSENI; the protein is encoded by the coding sequence ATGTTATCACTTGTGCTTGgaataatttcttcaggTATATTACTCAGCTTTTTGTGTTTGGTATGCTTCCCTATAGGCTTGCCATGGAGCTTACCAACTATTCCAATTTATGTTTCGTTTCTACCCATCCTAACGGACATGGATCAGCTCGAAATATTTGAGCGATACATTAGACACCCGATGGAAAAGTATGGTGCTGTTAAAATATTCTTCGCTAATCGTTGGAATATTTTGACCTCGAAGCCtgaatttttgaacatCATGTTTAGAGATGAAGACACTTTTGCTAAAAGTGGAAACCAGAAAAAGATTCCATACTCGTTACTAGCGAAATATACTGGTGACAATGTGATAAGTGCTCATGGAAAGGTCTGGATGAAATATAGAAGCTGCATCCAAAATCAGCTAAACGTCTTTGATTCGAAACCTTTGATAGATAATGCTCAATTATTTGTGAAATTGCTCAAAAAGAGCATTGAAGATAATACTGAAGGGACCGTCCTTTTACCACcattgattcaaagattgACACTTGCAAATATTGCAAAAATTGCTCTTGGATTTGATATTGGCACCTTGAAGTTTGATGAGCATGACAACATATGCAGGAGTAGGCTTCATGAGAAATTAAATCAAGTGAAGCAGCAGATTTTCAAGCCAGTATTTCTATCTTTCCCATTCCTTGACTTATTACCTATAAAAAGTAGACAGAGGGccaaaattgatattatACAATTCCGGGACATGCTTCTTGATACCGTTTATAAGAATCTCATTCATAACTATAAATTCGAACAAACGAATAATGCTGCTGCCGGTTTGATAAGAGAATGGAAGTTGCAAGGTATAACTGATGAgcaattgaaagataacCTAGTAATAATTTTGGTTGCGGGCCACGAGAACCCACAACTACTTTTGTCCACACTCTTTTATTTGCTTGCTAAGCATCAAAATTGGCAGTACGCTATAAGAGAGGAACTTTTATCAGTTGATAGAAATGAAGATATCTTGAATAGCTTTAAATTGACCGCCTTTATTTATGAGGCTCTAAGAATGTTTCCTCCTTTAGGCCAAATTATCAATAGAAGGACGACGAGAAAATGTCAGTTGGGTCCAGGAattattattgataaaGATGTTTACTGTGGTTATAACGTTTATGGAACAGGCACTGCTACATCAGTATGGGGAGAAACAGCCAAACAATTCATACCAGAAAGATGGGGAGAAAATTCCAATGAGCTAGCAAATAATTGGAAAAAGCATAAATACGATGCATCAATGTCTGCGTTTCATGGTGGTAGAAGATCCTGTCTTGGCGAAAAACTTGCTCTCATGGAGATGAAATATGTTCTATACTATGTTTTGATGAACTTTCATATTGAATTGCATCCACAATGGAAGGAAAAAATGACACCAGCCGGACCAATTTGTCCTAAAATGCTCAAGGTGAAATTGACCATATTAAAAGATCCACAAGATCAGAGATCAGATTCTCTTTACTCAAGCGCTGGGGAGACGTTGAGCGAAAATATATAA
- the DIT1 gene encoding Dit1p (similar to uniprot|P21623 YDR403W Saccharomyces cerevisiae DIT1 Sporulation-specific enzyme required for spore wall maturation involved in the production of a soluble LL-dityrosine-containing precursor), translating into MTNDTLPIIKEAHHPYFDVDISHGQTENDMSTYSKFLCLYTRNLYSYELYCIQDKQNCQFTENWEELSNILKQKTGKINEHGVTEVEITAEESHRMTPFHNVAIKVSEYQIGDENQIRGVITTVENENSFNTWFIYHILCKIHVGYSSEPSVQSEVDYAELFTQYFERNLKNTIQGDEWITMNGRQYFKERVCYFTSRHKRIECILPAFPCKSSNLKKVHGDVPDKGEELAFVNLINATKEISKFYPPGMKLWIVSDGHVFSDCIGVDDDVVDSYTAHLHGLYRSLAEPGTDAIGFAGLKDLFFEGESSESFDPRWVEEIELPHYTGTKICPDSELSRKILMKGCDTENGRLKKQLNIPDHPRLHLFRGFSKFMTEDLCLLPFFQGISRKGFKKVVAKVAFEMIKRNDAYSNLVELVFPHHMRLSIHAHTNSGPKFGIKIISPLQCKTIRSLDNEEEPTFEDLLHIPTPWHNCVVKIEENERFYLTKTKTVMDAIENGNYEGTWVKTDVETGVGGHYLLRRVRKINKIN; encoded by the coding sequence atgaCGAATGATACGTTACCGATCATAAAAGAGGCTCATCACCCATATTTTGATGTGGACATCTCCCATGGCCAAACTGAGAATGATATGTCCACATATTCCAAATTCCTATGTTTGTATACAAGAAACTTGTATTCATATGAACTATATTGCATCCAGGACAAACAGAATTGCCAATTTACCGAAAACTGGGAGGAATTGAGCAATATTTTGAAGCAAAAGACCGGAAAAATCAATGAGCATGGTGTGACGGAAGTCGAGATAACTGCAGAAGAATCCCACAGAATGACCCCATTCCATAACGTTGCAATTAAGGTATCTGAATATCAGATTGGTGATGAGAATCAAATCAGGGGTGTAATTACCACTGTTGAAAATGAGAACTCGTTTAATACCTGGTTCATTTATCACATTCTATGCAAAATTCATGTTGGATATAGCTCTGAACCTAGCGTGCAATCTGAGGTCGACTATGCAGAGCTTTTCACCCAGTActtcgaaagaaatttgaagaatacAATTCAGGGCGATGAATGGATTACAATGAATGGTAGACAATATTTTAAGGAAAGAGTTTGCTATTTCACATCCAGACATAAAAGAATCGAATGTATTTTGCCAGCGTTCCCTTGTAAATCctcaaatttgaaaaaggtCCATGGTGACGTCCCAGATAAAGGAGAAGAGTTAGCCTTTGTGAATCTCATCAATGCAACCAAGGAAATTTCTAAATTCTATCCTCCTGGGATGAAATTATGGATTGTTAGCGATGGGCACGTCTTCAGTGATTGCATTGGCGTAGATGATGATGTGGTCGATTCATATACAGCTCATTTGCATGGTCTTTATAGATCATTAGCAGAACCAGGTACTGACGCTATAGGATTTGCTGGTTTGaaagatcttttctttgaaggtGAGAGTAGTGAATCATTTGATCCCAGATGGGTTGAGGAAATTGAACTACCACATTACACTGGCACTAAGATCTGTCCTGACTCTGAGTTATCAAGaaagatattgatgaagGGATGTGACACTGAAAACGGgagattgaagaaacaattaAACATTCCAGATCATCCAAGATTGCATTTGTTTCGAGGATTTTCGAAGTTTATGACTGAAGACTTATGTCTATTACCATTTTTTCAAGGCATATCGAGGAAAGGCTTCAAAAAGGTCGTTGCTAAAGTTGCCTTTGAAATGATCAAACGAAACGACGCTTATTCGAACTTAGTAGAATTAGTTTTTCCTCATCATATGAGATTATCGATTCACGCACATACCAATAGCGGACCAAAATTCGGAATTAAAATCATTTCACCTTTACAATGTAAAACAATTAGGTCTTTAGACAACGAAGAGGAACCAACTTTCGAAGATTTGTTGCATATTCCTACACCATGGCACAATTGTGTTGtcaaaattgaagaaaatgagCGCTTCTATTTGACTAAAACCAAAACTGTGATGgatgcaattgaaaacGGTAATTATGAAGGAACATGGGTAAAAACAGATGTGGAAACTGGAGTTGGTGGCCATTATTTGCTCAGAAGGGTTCGTAAGATTAATAAGATCAATTAA
- the RPB7 gene encoding DNA-directed RNA polymerase II subunit RPB7 (highly similar to uniprot|P34087 Saccharomyces cerevisiae YDR404C RPB7 RNA polymerase II subunit B16 forms two subunit dissociable complex with Rpb4p), with amino-acid sequence MFFFKDLSLNITLHPSFFGPQMKRYLMTKLLQEVEGTCTGKFGYILCVLDCENIEIERGRILPTDGSAEFTVKYRAVVWKPFKGEVLDGIVSSCTNLGFEVEVGPLSVFVSPFLMPEDLTFNSGSNPPSYQSSEQIITKGSRVRLKIVGARSEVNSIYAIGSIKEDYLGVI; translated from the coding sequence atgtttttcttcaaagatttgtCGTTGAATATAACGCTTCATCCATCATTCTTTGGACCTCAGATGAAGAGATATTTGATGACAAAGCTACTACAAGAGGTGGAAGGAACATGTACCGGTAAATTCGGATATATCCTATGTGTTTTAGACTGTGAAAATATCGAGATTGAACGTGGACGGATTTTGCCTACGGACGGGTCAGCAGAGTTTACTGTTAAATATAGAGCTGTGGTATGGAAACCTTTCAAGGGAGAAGTTCTTGATGGTATCGTATCTAGTTGTACAAACTTAGGTTTTGAAGTGGAAGTTGGACCTTTGTCTGTCTTCGTTTCCCCTTTTTTGATGCCAGAAGATTTGACTTTCAACAGTGGTTCCAATCCTCCATCATATCAATCATCAGAACAAATTATTACTAAAGGATCTAGAGTAAGATTAAAAATCGTCGGTGCAAGATCGGAAGTCAACTCTATTTACGCCATTGGCAGTATCAAGGAAGATTATTTGGGGGTGATatga
- the MRPL44 gene encoding mitochondrial 54S ribosomal protein mL53 (similar to uniprot|P19956 Saccharomyces cerevisiae YMR225C MRPL44 Mitochondrial ribosomal protein of the large subunit) → MITKYFTKAVVKFNPLGKEAKTARLFLSAIPPSQRTSGLQLQNEVLVSGSNKKPTVKVTFKDKTELEADPSSMNFMELGNYFDRHSRKLALKESIESQ, encoded by the exons ATGATCACGAAATATTTTACTAAGGCAGTTGTGAAATTCAATCCATTAGGAAAGGAAG CCAAGACAGCTAGGTTGTTCTTAAGTGCTATTCCTCCTTCACAAAGAACAAGTGGATTACAATTGCAAAACGAAGTTTTGGTTTCTGGCTCTAATAAGAAACCTACAGTGAAAgttactttcaaagataaaaCTGAATTGGAAGCTGATCCAAGCAGTATGAACTTCATGGAACTAGGGAACTACTTTGATCgtcattcaagaaaattGGCCCTAAAGGAAAGTATTGAATCtcaatga
- the RRP36 gene encoding rRNA-processing protein RRP36 (similar to uniprot|Q12481 Saccharomyces cerevisiae YOR287C Protein required for cell viability) produces MSFYFKNIKPDLHSGNEDEEDDIASIIRINDTSDAEGSQSEDELKTLSFGSLKKADEMMDNEEQTSRKSKSKANGEKKHLNKPKSRELTEKQRKLDDGQRRQSGLQEEEAQQKSQSIKMFAEESFGEESDSDSDGGFFDEESNDEANQNGKKKKGKRKHAPTESSSKKKVRSMRKIPGLEDNKSKSIYQDVRFDKAMGKSEDLAKIRQRYKFLDEYREKEINELDSMLHDRKFLSKISDREKSEMEQQVRRMKSRLETVQVMEMEQKIVKDYEAEINKNNKNKYHLKDSEKRKVIQKWKFEHMKGKQREKVMDRKRKKRLGKEFKQFEFHKR; encoded by the coding sequence ATGTCATTTTACTTCAAGAATATCAAGCCAGATCTTCATTCAGGAAAcgaagatgaggaagatgacATAGCATCAATCATAAGAATAAACGATACAAGTGATGCAGAAGGTTCACAAAGCGAAGATGAGCTAAAGACACTCTCATTTggatctttgaagaaagctGATGAAATGATGGACAATGAGGAACAAACCAGCAGAAAAAGCAAAAGCAAAGCGAATGGTGAGAAGAAACATTTGAATAAGCCAAAATCAAGAGAGTTGACTGAGAAACAAAGGAAACTTGATGATGGACAGAGACGTCAGAGCGGATTacaggaagaagaagcacAACAAAAGTCACAGTCTATCAAAATGTTTGCAGAAGAATCTTTCGGAGAAGAAAGTGATTCTGATAGTGATGGCGGCtttttcgatgaagaatcaAACGATGAGGCTAATCAGAATggtaaaaagaagaaaggtAAAAGAAAGCACGCACCAACCGAATCATCgtcaaagaagaaagtgCGCTCCATGAGAAAGATTCCTGGGTTAGAAGATAATAAGAGTAAATCCATCTATCAAGATGTCAGGTTTGATAAAGCCATGGGAAAGTCAGAAGACTTGGCAAAAATCCGTCAACGATACAAGTTCTTGGATGAGTACAGAGAAAAAGAGATCAACGAATTGGATAGCATGCTCCATGATAGAAAATTCCTAAGTAAAATCAGCGACAGAGAGAAGAGTGAAATGGAGCAGCAGGTGAGAAGGATGAAATCAAGATTAGAAACGGTGCAAGTCATGGAAATGGAACAAAAGATTGTAAAGGATTATGAAGCAGAAATCAACAAGAATAACAAGAATAAATACCATTTGAAGGATTCAGAGAAGCGGAAGGTAATACAAAAGTGGAAGTTCGAGCACATGAAGGGtaaacaaagagaaaaggtAATGGatagaaagagaaagaagagattagGTAAAGAATTTAAGCAATTCGAATTTCATAAGAGGTAA
- a CDS encoding rhodanese-like domain-containing protein (similar to uniprot|Q12305 Saccharomyces cerevisiae YOR285W Hypothetical ORF) produces MLRSAFKGSFPAKVGGFRTFSTVPAKIYQFEDIQKLVAKPDPHKVLVDVREPSEVKEFALPTAINLPLKTAPGALSLDNEEFQKVFHIPKPSADKELIFFCAAGIRAQAAEELARSYGYEKTGVWPGSINEWLQRTQPKK; encoded by the coding sequence ATGTTAAGAAGTGCTTTCAAGGGATCGTTTCCTGCTAAAGTCGGTGGTTTCAGAACGTTTTCTACTGTACCAGCCAAGATCTATCAATTTGAAGACATTCAAAAATTAGTTGCCAAGCCTGATCCGCACAAGGTTCTAGTCGATGTGAGAGAACCTAGTGaagtgaaagaatttgCATTACCTACAGCTATCAATTTACCTCTAAAGACTGCACCAGGTGCGTTGAGTTTGGACAATGAGGAATTTCAGAAGGTTTTCCATATCCCAAAGCCTTCTGCGGATAAGGAgttgattttcttttgcgCTGCCGGGATTAGAGCTCAAGCAGCTGAAGAACTAGCTAGATCTTATGGTTATGAGAAGACTGGAGTATGGCCTGGTTCGATCAATGAATGGCTGCAGAGGACCCAACCAAAGAAATGA
- a CDS encoding rhodanese-like domain-containing protein (similar to uniprot|Q12305 Saccharomyces cerevisiae YOR285W Hypothetical ORF) translates to MGIWEKIHVAWKGENTADSQPVTSGDQTNTEPKETHVNEGKNYDFDDIVSLIKTKPDNVILLDVREPEEFAIVQIPGSVNMPYKSAPDALAYGDEEFKGKFGFPKPSKDQELVFFCAAGRRALGAQSKAVEEGYTNASIYSGSTNDWVAKGGDKLQL, encoded by the coding sequence ATGGGAATTTGGGAAAAGATTCATGTCGCCTGGAAGGGTGAAAACACTGCTGACTCTCAGCCTGTTACTTCTGGCGACCAGACAAATACTGAACCAAAAGAGACTCACGTTAATGAGGGAAAGAACTATGATTTTGATGACATCGTCAGCTTAATCAAGACCAAACCTGATAACGTTATTTTACTTGATGTCAGGGAGCCCGAAGAGTTCGccattgttcaaattccaGGCTCTGTGAACATGCCTTACAAGTCCGCCCCTGATGCGCTAGCATATGGCGATGAAGAGTTTAAAGGGAAATTCGGTTTCCCTAAACCTTCCAAGGATCAAGAACTAGTATTTTTCTGTGCTGCTGGTCGCAGGGCACTGGGTGCCCAAAGCAAAGCCGTTGAAGAAGGTTACACAAACGCCTCCATTTACTCTGGGTCTACAAACGACTGGGTCGCCAAGGGCGGAGACAAACTCCAACTCTAA
- a CDS encoding phosphoglycerate mutase (similar to uniprot|Q12040 Saccharomyces cerevisiae YOR283W Hypothetical ORF), with amino-acid sequence MTADIPYYESNNDKNVLRLFVIRHGQTEENLKKILQGHMDTELNETGQDQASKLGEYLANDRHLKFDKIYSSDLKRCQQTINTALEHFNTPTKLVTTDKLRERCMGVIEGMYLKDAEEYADSMGKPTFRDFGEPAEEFQQRLSNVLENIVSENKSSKNIGIVSHGGSIRQLLKLLDYKELNVHKIIVFNTSVTIIDYIKNEKAYVVRRVGNTQHLGSGEFIVSDLQLR; translated from the coding sequence ATGACCGCTGATATACCGTACTATGAGTCAAATAACGATAAAAACGTGCTACGTCTGTTTGTCATTAGACATGGTcaaactgaagaaaatttgaagaagatattgCAAGGTCATATGGACACCGAGCTGAACGAAACAGGACAGGATCAAGCATCCAAACTGGGGGAATATTTGGCTAATGATAGacatttgaaatttgatAAAATATACAGTAGTGATTTGAAACGTTGCCAACAAACCATCAACACAGCTCTTGAACATTTCAACACCCCAACTAAATTGGTTACTACTGATAAACTTAGAGAAAGATGCATGGGGGTTATAGAAGGAATGTACCTCAAGGACGCTGAAGAATATGCTGATTCGATGGGAAAACCAACTTTTAGAGACTTCGGTGAACCAGCGGAGGAGTTCCAGCAAAGGTTATCTAATGTATTAGAAAACATTGTAAGTGAAAATAAATCGAGCAAAAATATTGGTATAGTCAGTCATGGTGGCAGCATTAGACAACTATTAAAGCTACTCGATTATAAGGAGCTCAATGTCCATAaaatcattgttttcaatacCTCCGTCACGATTATTGACTACatcaagaatgaaaaaGCATATGTGGTAAGACGAGTCGGTAATACCCAGCATTTGGGATCCGGAGAGTTTATCGTCAGCGACTTACAGCtaagataa
- the MRE11 gene encoding MRX complex nuclease subunit (similar to uniprot|P32829 Saccharomyces cerevisiae YMR224C MRE11 Subunit of a complex with Rad50p and Xrs2p (RMX complex) that functions in repair of DNA double-strand breaks and in telomere stability exhibits nuclease activity that appears to be required for RMX function widely conserved), with protein sequence MEELNSLPAVDTIRILITTDNHVGYNENDTITGDDSWQTFHEIMSMAKDYNVDMVIQGGDLFHVNKPSKKSMYQVIKSLRTYCMGDKPCELELLSDPAECFRFSDFPNVNYEDPNLNISIPMFSISGNHDDASGDGLLSPMDILQVSGLVNHFGKVPETDNIEITPLLLKKGNTRLALYGLASVRDERLFRTFKEGKVRFNVPESQDDDWFNLMCVHQNHTGHTNTAFLPETFLPDFLNLVIWGHEHECIPHLVHNPIKGFDILQAGSSVATSLCDAETKPKHVFLLEISKGSKPSLVPIPLKTVRPFIMKDISLRDFPQLKPLDKDSINEFLYSKIEEMIKEALEKDTNITASEVDTEGVLPLVRLRVNYSGDIGSQVDYQVENPRRFSNRFVGRVANANNVVQFYKKKTPSASTRKKIKFDPSDTALLSEQEDGDLQVQTLVNDFLNKMKLSLLPELGLNEAIRQFVDKDDKNALKLFIDTEISHEVDILAQNKDVVNTEDVTNLKRLLKEVKSTNNTTTTNSYTSSRSKTSKILPSLSIVHSEDDENYSHSDDSMATNETRKKNMRSRKTADTASNNGLPAPRRTRSVRKRTHVDSDNEIDSSQSEVDEDKSAKNVESNGSDDVEFLDEPTSPTIRKIASDENEELAKSATRNKSTTKSRQQAKAKSNQRSKSTRTPKTDALSELLARRSK encoded by the coding sequence ATGGAAGAACTCAATTCTTTACCAGCGGTTGATACGATTCGTATATTGATCACGACAGACAACCATGTTGGATATAACGAAAATGACACTATTACAGGTGATGATTCTTGGCAAACATTCCATGAGATAATGTCAATGGCCAAGGATTATAATGTTGATATGGTAATACAAGGCGGGGACTTGTTTCATGTTAATAAACCCTCTAAGAAATCGATGTATCAAGTTATTAAATCGTTAAGGACCTACTGTATGGGGGATAAGCCATGCGAGCTAGAGCTACTCAGCGACCCAGCAGAATGCTTCAGATTTAGTGATTTCCCGAACGTGAACTATGAGGATCCAAACTTGAATATATCGATCCCAATGTTTAGCATTTCTGGAAATCATGATGATGCATCAGGAGATGGTTTGTTAAGTCCAATGGACATTCTACAGGTCAGTGGCCTCGTAAATCACTTCGGTAAAGTGCCGGAAACAGacaatattgaaataaCTCCGTTATTACTTAAGAAGGGAAATACCCGATTGGCGTTGTATGGTCTCGCTAGTGTTAGGGATGAAAGACTATTTAGGACTTTTAAAGAGGGTAAAGTAAGATTCAACGTACCAGAGTCACAGGACGATGATTGGTTCAATTTAATGTGCgttcatcagaatcatACTGGTCATACAAACACTGCATTTTTACCAGAGACATTTCTTCCTGACTTCCTCAATCTTGTAATCTGGGGTCATGAGCATGAATGTATACCACATCTTGTTCACAATCCAATCAAGGGGTTCGACATATTACAAGCTGGCTCGAGTGTAGCTACATCCTTGTGTGATGCTGAAACTAAACCCAAACATGTTTTTTTGTTAGAAATATCGAAAGGCTCGAAACCCTCACTAGTACCAATTCCGTTGAAGACAGTTCGGCCATTCATTATGAAAGATATATCTTTGAGAGATTTCCCCCAGTTAAAACCTCTTGATAAAGATTCAATCAATGAGTTTCTTTATAGTAAGATCGAGGAAATGATTAAAGAGGCATTAGAAAAAGATACAAATATAACTGCGTCTGAAGTGGACACGGAAGGTGTTTTACCTCTAGTGAGGCTTAGAGTTAATTATAGTGGTGACATTGGCTCACAAGTCGATTACCAGGTTGAAAATCCCAGAAGATTCAGCAACAGATTTGTGGGAAGGGTCGCAAATGCTAATAATGTCGTTCAATTctacaaaaagaaaacccCTTCGGCTTCCAccagaaagaaaataaaattcGACCCATCTGACACAGCTCTGTTAAGCgaacaagaagatggtGATCTACAGGTGCAAACATTAGTTAATGActttttgaacaagatgaaACTCTCTCTTTTACCTGAACTTGGTTTGAATGAAGCTATCCGTCAATTTGTCGATAAGGATGACAAAAACGCATTGAAACTGTTCATTGACACTGAGATTTCTCACGAAGTGGATATCTTAGCACAAAACAAGGATGTGGTGAACACAGAAGATGTAACTAATTTGAAACGACTCTTAAAGGAAGTAAAGAGCACAAATAATACAACTACCACAAATTCGTATACCTCCAGCAGATccaaaacatcaaaaatatTGCCTTCACTAAGTATAGTACATTCCGAAGATGACGAAAACTACAGCCACTCTGATGACTCAATGGCAACCAATGAGAccagaaagaaaaatatgCGTTCCAGAAAAACTGCAGATACAGCAAGCAATAATGGATTGCCGGCACCcagaagaacaagaagtGTCAGAAAGCGAACTCATGTAGATTCggataatgaaattgattcCTCTCAGAGTGAAGTAGATGAAGACAAAAGTGCTAAAAATGTGGAAAGTAATGGCAGtgatgatgttgaattCCTAGATGAACCTACTTCGCCAACAATCCGGAAGATAGCAAGTGACGAAAACGAGGAACTAGCAAAGAGTGCTACAAGAAATAAATCCACAACCAAATCGAGGCAACAAGCTAAGGCAAAAAGTAACCAGAGGTCAAAAAGCACACGCACCCCTAAAACTGATGCCCTTAGCGAATTGTTGGCAAGAAGGTCCAAATGA
- the PLP2 gene encoding Plp2p (similar to uniprot|Q12017 Saccharomyces cerevisiae YOR281C) — protein sequence MQNEPMFQVQVDETEDTEWNDILRAHGVIPERPPSPTAQLEEALEEALAKQHENRLDGKDLSDLEDLEDEEDEEFLQFYKQKRLNEIKKLQEKAKFGSVYPISKPDYNREITECSKGTKKSQYVDDGSSEFEGGVYVFVHLTCQAKLESRLLSSIFEKAAAKFPQIKFVEIPGNRAIENYPDNNCPTLIVYYKGDVVKHLVTLLELGGKDTKLEDFERLMVDIGAVDEKDGRLLMNHEDDYTKQEKKQRYGHNSIRSGIKGKFNVGVGRNGRNGADDDDDDDFFD from the coding sequence ATGCAAAATGAGCCTATGTTTCAAGTGCAAGTCGATGAGACAGAAGATACCGAGTGGAACGATATCTTAAGAGCTCACGGTGTAATTCCAGAAAGACCACCATCACCAACTGCGCAGCTAGAAGAAGCGTTAGAAGAAGCATTGGCAAAGCAACATGAAAATAGACTAGACGGCAAGGATCTATCAGATTTGGaggatttggaagatgaagaagatgaggaatTTCTACAATTTTATAAACAGAAACGTCTCAATGAGATCAAGAAATTACAGGAAAAGGCAAAATTTGGTTCAGTATATCCAATCAGCAAACCTGATTACAACAGAGAGATCACAGAATGCAGTAAAGGCACTAAAAAATCACAATATGTTGATGATGGTTCTTCAGAGTTTGAAGGAGGGGTTTATGTGTTTGTTCATTTAACTTGTCAAGCCAAACTTGAAAGTAGGTTATTATCTAGTATCTTTGAGAAAGCAGCAGCCAAATTCCCCCAAATCAAATTCGTGGAAATTCCTGGTAATAGAGCAATAGAGAATTATCCAGATAACAACTGTCCGACTTTGATTGTTTATTACAAAGGTGATGTCGTAAAACATTTGGTTACACTACTCGAACTTGGTGGAAAAGATACtaaattggaagattttgaaagacTTATGGTTGATATTGGTGCAGTAGACGAGAAAGATGGTAGATTGCTAATGAACCACGAAGATGATTATActaaacaagaaaagaaacagagaTACGGTCATAACAGTATAAGATCAGGTATCAAAGGCAAATTTAATGTTGGTGTTGGTAGAAATGGCCGCAACGGtgcagatgatgatgatgatgatgatttcttcgatTAG